AATCGCCACTGTCTCCAATCTAGTTCAAGGCTGTTCGATTGCAACATGCATTGTTAAGAAAAACTGTTCCACTATAACAAatcattttcaacaaatcaCTCCTGTTTGCAGTTTTCTTTATTTCATTACAGCTTTATCTTTCAACGCATTAGTTTGTTGAATTACTTCATATTTTAATGCTCTTATTCTTGATTCCAGGATATTATGTATTCGATATCTAAGTTCAATTAGTCcagaaaaaacattgaattcaacGATGTCGCACGTCAAATCCAGAATTAGCAGCATTGAGAAATCGAAACAGGATGATCGAGAATATAGAGGATTGATTCTCGATAATGACATGAAAGTTGTGCTCATAAGTGATCCCACTACGGACAAGGCAGCCGCTTCACTCGATGTCAATGTTGGTTAGTCTATTTCTCAAAAAgcataatttcaatattcatttatccattccatatgaaattattgaactttTGGAAAGGCATAAGCTCATGTCAAAAATAGttaatcttcaatttattacaatttagAACTCAcattattaacaaatattttcacTCCAAAACAAAGGAAGacacaaattttaattttaaaagtaaTAAGCATGAACTtcgaaaatgaagaaaattaaaaattaacaatCGAAAAAGTTGAAACTTCTAATTCACTTCGAATTTCAGAACCTAAAAACTACACTCACTAtatatagaaatttaaaaagatCTTTACCTTTAggattttatattataatttcttcaccACTATTCATTTCGTACTAAATGTAATAGTAATTGAAGTAGTTCGCATAGTTATtataatactagcaggtaacccgtgctccgcaagggtctgtaaAGCACAAACATATGGAATAAAAGATTGATTTATAGTTCCAtgctattgaaattattaacaATTGTAATGATTCTCAATAGAAAAACGATTTGATTCGACTTTTATCTTACGTAAATTTTGCGCTAATTTGGGTGTTTGATTTTCAGGTTTCATGAGCGAGCCACGACACCTGCCTGGGCTGGCTCACTTTTGCGAGCACATGCTTTTCTTGGGAACGAAAAAATATCCCGAAGAGAATGAGTACAGCAAATACCTTTCCGAACACGGAGGCATGAGCAATGCTTACACCGATACCGAACACACCAATTACTATTTCGATGTGGTTCCTGAAAACTTGGGTGGAGCGCTAGACAGGTAGGTTACTAAAGGTTACAAAGTAATGATTAAATTGCAAACTTCAAAACTCACGatttatttgaatcaaaatgttttaaaattgataaaatttttgctAATTATAAAATCGTATTGTAAGAATTTGGCTTGCTAGAAAAAAATCGATTATGTTTCGCTTCTTctttgaaagataataaaataccAGGTTGGAGAGatgattattaaatatttgaaatctGTTTTTTCTAGTCGTTCTTATTTATACATTCTCGGcactttcaataaatattatactttactagttttgtaattgaataattccTGCGGTACATGAATTGTGCAGTGAATCCTTGAGCAAAAGCTCAAATGTGTATAACAAATCTTGATTTTATAGTAATCGTAAAACTTTTgagttttataaaaaatgaaatatgatgagaaattgaaatttgtaattagctactattttatttttatatattaatggTATTCTTCCAGATTCGCGCAGTTCTTTCTGGGTCCTCTATTCAATGAAAGTGCAACTGATAGGGAAGTGAAAGCAGTAAACTCTGAACACGAGAAAAACGTTTCAAACGACTCATGGAGGATGGACCAAATGGATAAGTCAACCTCAAAACCTGACCATCCCTACAATCACTTTGGAACcggtaaataataataactcttATAAAGTCACTGTAGAATTTATAGactaattttttcaactttgaattatcattattattatgataactgatggaaaaaaaatatttgaatgtagTATGGGATCCATCCCAACTCTTGAAAAATATCTGTCACTTGTCATAACACGTAATATCTATATCTATTTTGTCTTTTAATCTAGGAAACAAAGAAACACTTGTGAGACTACCAAAAGAGCAAGGAATTGATATTCGTGAAGAACTTCTGAAGTTCCATTCCAAGTGGTACTCCTCAAACATAATGTCGCTATGTGTACTGGGCAAAGGTAAGCTTATAACTAAGATTCAACtgtcaaaagttttttttcatcACTGTAACCATAACTATATAGGTAACCTACCTAATTTTAATGAATCTCATTAACTTTTTATTCTGAATAGGCTACTGAATAACTAAACTACTGTAATTCATTACTTCTGGTtatgaatgattaaatgttcTAATTTTACAGTTTTATCCTATTCTATTAAGCGATTAAGTCTAGGGACTAATGAACAAATTAGTTCTATCCTAACATTCTAATTCTGTAATAAAACATGTTTTCATTCGAATTTCCTACtgatattatcaaataatgCAAACGTATTAACTACACTTGAAGCTAGATTTCATTAAATCACTTCTCTGCTTTTTACCGGACGGCACTTGAACAAGTATATGATTATACTACATCAATTTAAACTGCCTCGGCTGCTGGGTTGACGTTATTGTTTAGGTGGGGAACTTGATTCACCTCTTGAATACAGTTATGTCCACTGATGTGAATACTTCAattaacagttttatttttttcatatttttatttatctactttttatttatctgtTAAACTGTGCTAATTAGGCATGTATTGGGCTACTTACCTGATGAAGCCAccgttttattcaataaaattgttgaaaaattatttaaaaatagttaTGCATTGAATGCAGTCTCCTATAGGAGTATTTGAATGTGTATTACAATACACTGTATCACAGGACGTTAAATTTCATATGAAACAGGTCCCAGGAAGGcgtatttcataaaacaaatttatatgaATCATGTTATTGTATGAAGTCATTTATGGAAGCTTGACATTTTTTGATCTCGGTTATATTCAATCCCTTGCATAATGTTCTATTTCTGCAATTACAGATGATTTGGACACGTTGGAGAAACTGGTTGTTGATCTCTTCAGTGCAACAGAAAACAAGCACGTTGAAGTTGCAGAATGGCTTGACCATCCCTATGGACCAGATCAATTGAAAAGTAAGGGTTTCATTGTCCCCGTGAAGGATCTGCGCAATCTCAACATACTCTTTCCTATTCCGGACCTTACAGAGCATTACAAGGCCTCGGTGAGTctcaataaaaatcatttattgcTTGTATAAGTTACTTCTCGTTATATTGAAGACtgttacaaaaaatataaatgccATAAAACCTCACTAATGCTTCCAATGCAGTATCTGTTATTGATCCAACTGAATTACTGTAACAATGCAGTGCATTTCACCTTGAAATACAAATCAAGGAATATTATGTGATGTTTTTTATTCGTGCTTGTATTCAGTGTTCTACTATTGACTTGCTTCGAAATCAGAACCATTGCAATTTAATTCCTCTCTATGAAGTGTGATTTCTGATTTTTATAAACTCTGGTTCAGGTTTGGATATATTTGTGCGAAATCCcttatcattaaaataaaataaaatactaaaacCTTTTTGTATTCctctttcaaattaatataaatatcagtTCGAAATGAGGCAACAGATGCCAAAGTTCTCAAACTTATGAGAAAATACATACAGTTTCATTCACTAATACATGCACATCTCATTATAATTATGGATAATTAAATATCGTAACTGATTAAATCCTTGGAGTGATTAGTCTGGTTGTTCATCTTCGTAGTTTAGTGTGTTGAGATAATAACctattaaaaactattttccCAATCCCGGGACCAGTACCGGTTTCCCGAGATTGAAATTTGACATTCCCGAAATCCCGGGATTGGAAATCGGgaccgggattgacatccctaattGTATAACATGTCATTCAAtagttataaataataaagtggTAACAAATATCAATGTATTGATTTATTagttattgattattctttaatttattgatttattgatgttGTGTTTGTGAAGCCGGGTGGATTCCTGACACACCTGATCGGACACGAGGGCTCAGGCAGCCTGTTGTCAGCGCTGAAGGCTGCAGGCTGGTGCAGCAATCTGAGCTGTGGGGTGCGCACTCCGGCCAACGGGTTCGCATTTTTCAGCATCTCCGTCGACCTCACTGAGGACGGCATTGAGCATGTCGATGACATCATCAAATACACTTTCCAGGTTAATATGCAATTACCAGTATGCTTGAATTCATCAAACTCACTTTCCAGGTTAAGATGAAATACAAATACGAGTATTTTTGTATACATAAAATTCCATATCATCAAATACACTTTCCAGGTTAATATGCAATTACCAGTATGCTTGAATTCATCAAACTCACTTTCCAGGTTAAGATGAAATACAAATACGAGTATTTTTGTATACATAAAATTCCATATCATTCACTTTAGGCCAGCGAATAAATAATAGAGCTTTAAATTGTAGGAAGTAGAAATCCAATTAGCCTAGCCAAAATTCTAATTACTCATTTCTTTTGACCAATACATTTATCCAGTCTGAAGACTCATGAGCTATTTTTCTGCCATAACATACTGCTAATTACTTCAAATGATAGCCAATAATCAAAGAAAAATACACTTAGGCATAAATTGAACAACCAGTTGGATAAATTTTTCTGAAGCATTTTTTAGTTGCTAAaatctgataaattcagaaatcaaattcaatagtagaaaagaaaaatagactACTTttctattcatataatttttggagatatttctataattataattttttgatagcCCAAGATGAACTAGACATTAAGTTAGATATTTGATTAAGTAGTATTTGAAGTCTAAGTATTTGAAGTATTTGAAGTTCTAAATATGTGTTTTTTGACTATGCTCATTTACTATCTCCATTGTAAATTTTGAGTACATAAAACTAGAGCATAGCTAATGTTCCATGtttctaataaattaattttattaaatagtaAAAAGACTAGGATTCTTGGTAATCGGTGAATCAACATTACATTTGAATTGAGTATTTGATTTTAATGAATCTTCATTTCTATTGTTTGTCCCCTCTAACAGTGTGAGTTAATATGATTAATGCTTTTTCCAGTACATCCATTTGCTCGAAAAAGAAGGCATACAGGAGTGGTTATTCAAGGAGAATAGAGACATTTTAGCAATGCACTTCAGGTTCAAGGATAAAGTGGTGCCTTCTAGTTACGTTTCATACTTGAGTCGTGCAGCACATGTAAGTTGAAGATTATTGCttcatatcaatcaatcaatcaataatccttCATCGTCATATAACACAAAGTGTTGTAACAAACGTCAAAGGTACAATAAAATAGAAccaatcaaaatcaaaaataaaaatcaaataatttattgtcacacaacattaaaatgttacaacaacgtcattaataacacagaaaacatcagtttaaaaatcgattacaaagaaatcttcaactttatataaacattcattgaccattttttttaaatatttacagtaactattaaagctcattcttttgatattttcaggcaaagcgttataaagttttattgacatGTATTGCCAGTTTCTTTGAGAACTTGTAAATTGACAATACTCGACTCTtttattattcctatttctagtGTTATGTTGGTGTATACTAGAGTTAACATCAtattcattttcagttttcttcACTGAGATCAAGCATGacaatacatacaaagatggcag
Above is a window of Nilaparvata lugens isolate BPH chromosome 4, ASM1435652v1, whole genome shotgun sequence DNA encoding:
- the LOC111058304 gene encoding insulin-degrading enzyme isoform X1 → MSLFYSKYSFVACKLCVPRSRRILCIRYLSSISPEKTLNSTMSHVKSRISSIEKSKQDDREYRGLILDNDMKVVLISDPTTDKAAASLDVNVGFMSEPRHLPGLAHFCEHMLFLGTKKYPEENEYSKYLSEHGGMSNAYTDTEHTNYYFDVVPENLGGALDRFAQFFLGPLFNESATDREVKAVNSEHEKNVSNDSWRMDQMDKSTSKPDHPYNHFGTGNKETLVRLPKEQGIDIREELLKFHSKWYSSNIMSLCVLGKDDLDTLEKLVVDLFSATENKHVEVAEWLDHPYGPDQLKSKGFIVPVKDLRNLNILFPIPDLTEHYKASPGGFLTHLIGHEGSGSLLSALKAAGWCSNLSCGVRTPANGFAFFSISVDLTEDGIEHVDDIIKYTFQYIHLLEKEGIQEWLFKENRDILAMHFRFKDKVVPSSYVSYLSRAAHDYPLEELLCAPYLLKEWRPDLIKNVLSRLTPDNMRVAVIGKKFESIADQTEKWYGTKYKHERIPDSLLESWKKAGLSSDLHLPEPNEFIPTDFELAPRDTDPSPHPCIAKETNISRTWYKQDDVFLLPKCNLKFEFISSMVYLDPLNTNMTSMFVVLLKDALNEYAYSADLAGLKWDLTSTKYGLELVIGGYNHKQHVLLEKVIDKMTNFTIDPKRFEILKENFIRSLKNFEAEQPYQHAVYYLTVLLSEHAWTVDQLLAAAHEMTVEKVAEFIPQLLSKVYIVSLVHGNTTKQRALEMIGRVEEALNRSVGL
- the LOC111058304 gene encoding insulin-degrading enzyme isoform X2, whose translation is MSHVKSRISSIEKSKQDDREYRGLILDNDMKVVLISDPTTDKAAASLDVNVGFMSEPRHLPGLAHFCEHMLFLGTKKYPEENEYSKYLSEHGGMSNAYTDTEHTNYYFDVVPENLGGALDRFAQFFLGPLFNESATDREVKAVNSEHEKNVSNDSWRMDQMDKSTSKPDHPYNHFGTGNKETLVRLPKEQGIDIREELLKFHSKWYSSNIMSLCVLGKDDLDTLEKLVVDLFSATENKHVEVAEWLDHPYGPDQLKSKGFIVPVKDLRNLNILFPIPDLTEHYKASPGGFLTHLIGHEGSGSLLSALKAAGWCSNLSCGVRTPANGFAFFSISVDLTEDGIEHVDDIIKYTFQYIHLLEKEGIQEWLFKENRDILAMHFRFKDKVVPSSYVSYLSRAAHDYPLEELLCAPYLLKEWRPDLIKNVLSRLTPDNMRVAVIGKKFESIADQTEKWYGTKYKHERIPDSLLESWKKAGLSSDLHLPEPNEFIPTDFELAPRDTDPSPHPCIAKETNISRTWYKQDDVFLLPKCNLKFEFISSMVYLDPLNTNMTSMFVVLLKDALNEYAYSADLAGLKWDLTSTKYGLELVIGGYNHKQHVLLEKVIDKMTNFTIDPKRFEILKENFIRSLKNFEAEQPYQHAVYYLTVLLSEHAWTVDQLLAAAHEMTVEKVAEFIPQLLSKVYIVSLVHGNTTKQRALEMIGRVEEALNRSVGL